The Callithrix jacchus isolate 240 chromosome X, calJac240_pri, whole genome shotgun sequence genome contains a region encoding:
- the GPRASP2 gene encoding G-protein coupled receptor-associated sorting protein 2, with product MTGAEVAPSAQAKPEKKAEEEVMPGAERENDVPLVVRPKVRTQATTGARPKTETKSASRSRPKTGTKSVPGARPKTETKSVRGARPKTENKSVPGARPKTEAQTMSGAGPKTDPQVMGGARPKNEAQGKAGARPKTNARAVGGARPKTDAKAIPVARTKNEAQAWDQTEFGTEAVSQAEGVSQTNAVAWPPATPESGSVTKSKGLSMDRELVNVDAETFPSAQDQKGIQPWFGPEEETNMGSWCYSRPRAREKASNESGFWSADETSTMSSFWAGEETSVRSWPREESNTRSRHRAKHQTNPSSGPRPQQEAYVDSWSGSEDEAGNPFSWAGENTNNLFGPRVKEEANIRSKPRTKREDCFESESEDEFYKQSWVLPGEEANSRFKRRDKEDPNTNLKSRAQKDVNGDRVKQEPRFEEEVIIGSWFWAENEASLEGGASAICESEPGTEEGAVGGSLYWAEEQSSLGAVARQEAKPESEEDAIFGSWFWDRDEACFDLNPCPVYKVSDRFRDTAEEELNASSRPQTWDEVTVEFKPGLFHGVGFPSTSPFRFTEDASEMFEAKPKNLELSPEGEEQESLLQPDQPSPEFTFQYDPSYRSVREIREHLKTRESAESESWSCSCIQCELKIGPEEFEELLILMDKIRDPFIQEISKIAMGMRSASQFTRDFIRDSGVVSLIETLLNYPSSRARTSFLENMIHMAPPYPNLNMIETFICQVCEETLAHSVDSLEQLTGIRMLRHLTMTIDYHTLIANYMSGFLSLLTTANATTKFHVLKMLLNLSENPAVAKHLFSAKALSIFVGLFNIEETNDNIQIVIKMFQNISNIIKSGKMSLIDDDFSLEPLIAAFREFEELAKQLQAQIDNQNDPEVGQQS from the coding sequence ATGActggggcagaggttgcacctAGTGCCCAGGCGAAGCCTGAAaagaaggctgaggaagaggtTATGCCTGGGGCTGAGAGAGAGAATGATGTCCCACTGGTGGTCAGACCCAAGGTTAGGACCCAGGCAACTACTGGGGCAAGGCCCAAAACTGAGACCAAGTCTGCGTCGAGGTCAAGGCCCAAAACTGGGACCAAGTCTGTGCCAGGGGCAAGGCCCAAAACTGAGACCAAGTCTGTGCGGGGGGCAAGGCCCAAAACTGAGAACAAGTCTGTGCCGGGAGCAAGGcccaaaactgaggctcaaacaATGTCTGGGGCAGGGCCCAAAACTGACCCCCAAGTAATGGGTGGAGCTAGGCCCAAAAATGAGGCTCAGGGAAAGGCAGGGGCTAGGCCCAAAACCAATGCCAGGGCAGTAGGTGGTGCTCGTCCCAAAACTGATGCCAAGGCAATCCCTGTGGCAAGGACCAAGAATGAAGCCCAGGCATGGGACCAAACTGAATTTGGGACTGAGGCAGTGTCACAGGCAGAAGGGGTGTCCCAGACTAATGCCGTTGCCTGGCCACCAGCCACTCCTGAGTCTGGATCGGTTACTAAATCTAAGGGCCTATCTATGGATAGAGAACTAGTCAATGTGGATGCTGAAACCTTTCCCAGTGCCCAAGATCAGAAAGGAATCCAGCCCTGGTTTGGACCAGAGGAGGAGACTAATATGGGGTCTTGGTGTTATTCCAGGCCCAGGGCCAGAGAGAAGGCCTCTAATGAGTCTGGGTTCTGGTCAGCAGATGAGACCTCTACAATGTCTTCTTTCTGGGCTGGAGAAGAGACCAGTGTCAGATCATGGCCCAGGGAAGAGTCCAATACCAGATCCAGGCACAGGGCTAAACATCAGACTAACCCCAGTTCCGGGCCCAGACCCCAGCAAGAAGCCTATGTTGATTCCTGGTCTGGGTCTGAGGATGAGGCTGGCAACCCATTCTCCTGGGCTGGAGAAAATACCAATAACTTGTTCGGGCCCAGAGTCAAGGAAGAGGCAAATATTAGGTCCAAGCCCAGGACAAAGAGAGAAGATTGTTTTGAATCCGAGTCTGAAGATGAGTTCTATAAGCAGTCCTGGGTTTTGCCTGGAGAAGAGGCCAATAGTAGATTCAAGCGCAGAGACAAAGAAGATCCTAATACCAACTTGAAATCCAGGGCCCAGAAAGATGTTAACGGTGATAGAGTCAAACAGGAACCCAGGTTTGAGGAGGAAGTCATTATTGGGTCCTGGTTCTGGGCAGAAAATGAGGCCAGTTTGGAGGGTGGAGCTTCAGCAATCTGTGAATCTGAGCCAGGAACTGAGGAGGGGGCTGTTGGTGGATCCTTGTACTGGGCTGAGGAACAGTCCAGTTTGGGGGCTGTGGCCAGACAGGAGGCCAAGCCAGAGTCTGAAGAAGATGCCATATTTGGGTCCTGGTTCTGGGATAGAGATGAGGCCTGCTTTGACCTAAATCCCTGTCCTGTGTACAAGGTCAGTGACAGGTTCAGAGATACAGCTGAAGAGGAGCTTAATGCATCCTCCAGGCCCCAAACCTGGGATGAGGTCACTGTTGAATTCAAACCTGGTCTTTTTCATGGGGTTGGCTTCCCATCTACAAGCCCCTTTAGATTTACTGAAGATGCTTCTGAAATGTTTGAGGCAAAGCCCAAGAACCTGGAACTTAGCCCAGAAGGGGAAGAGCAGGAATCTTTGCTTCAGCCTGATCAGCCTAGCCCTGAGTTCACATTTCAGTATGATCCTTCCTACCGGTCAGTCCGGGAAATTCGAGAGCATCTTAAGACCAGGGAGAGTGCAGAGTCTGAGAGTTGGTCCTGCAGCTGCATACAATGTGAGCTAAAAATTGGTCCTGAAGAGTTTGAAGAACTCCTTATATTAATGGACAAAATTCGGGATccttttattcaagaaatatctaaaattgcaATGGGTATGAGAAGTGCTTCTCAATTTACCCGAGATTTCATTCGAGATTCAGGTGTTGTCTCACTTATTGAAACCTTGCTTAATTATCCATCCTCTAGAGCTAGGACAAGTTTTTTGGAAAATATGATTCACATGGCTCCACCTTATCCAAATCTAAACATGATTGAGACATTCATATGTCAAGTGTGTGAGGAAACCCTTGCTCATAGTGTGGATTCCCTTGAGCAGCTGACTGGAATAAGGATGCTTAGACACCTCACTATGACTATTGACTATCACACACTGATTGCCAACTATATGTCTGGATTTCTCTCCTTATTAACCACAGCCAATGCGACAACAAAGTTCCACGTTCTGAAAATGCTATTGAATTTGTCTGAAAATCCTGCTGTGGCAAAACATCTATT